The Rhinoraja longicauda isolate Sanriku21f chromosome 15, sRhiLon1.1, whole genome shotgun sequence genome includes a region encoding these proteins:
- the zic3 gene encoding zinc finger protein ZIC 3, translating to MAMLLDGGAQFPTLGMGAFGSPRHHDMSSREPTLGLGAFCDSPHPGAFKLNPGAHDISAGQTSAFTPQASGYAAALTPHAGQVCSYGGTPFNSSREFLFRNRSGAIGESAPVGSQHGLFASASAAMHGSPGMVDPPGHLLFPGLHEHPSSHSSPAGHVVNGPMRLGLQGDLFGRADPYRGVGSPRNEPYSAAPHHNYSPMNMTVGMNVAGHQGPGAFFRYMRQPIKQELPCKWVEDVQASRGKSACERTFGSMHELVAHLAVEHVGGPEHSHHICHWEHCPRAGKSFKAKYKLVNHIRVHTGEKPFPCPFPGCGKVFARSENLKIHKRTHTGEKPFKCEYEGCDRRFANSSDRKKHMHVHTSDKPYICRMCDKSYTHPSSLRKHMKVHESQGSDSSPAPSSGYESSTPPALVSSNSEDPRKSGASVAQHNPSHNPPLPPNFNEWYV from the exons ATGGCGATGCTGCTCGACGGTGGTGCCCAGTTCCCCACCCTGGGGATGGGCGCTTTCGGCAGCCCGCGGCATCATGACATGTCGAGCCGGGAGCCGACTCTGGGACTCGGCGCCTTCTGCGACTCCCCGCACCCCGGGGCGTTCAAACTCAACCCGGGGGCTCACGATATCTCGGCCGGACAGACTTCGGCTTTCACTCCTCAGGCATCGGGCTACGCCGCCGCCTTGACTCCTCACGCCGGCCAGGTTTGTTCGTACGGCGGGACGCCGTTCAACTCCAGCCGGGAGTTCCTGTTCCGCAACCGGAGCGGCGCCATCGGGGAGTCCGCTCCCGTCGGCTCCCAGCACGGCCTTTTTGCATCGGCGTCCGCAGCGATGCACGGATCCCCGGGCATGGTCGACCCCCCGGGACACCTACTATTCCCTGGACTACACGAGCATCCCTCCAGCCACTCGTCGCCCGCTGGACACGTCGTCAAcggcccgatgcggctcggcttGCAGGGCGACCTGTTCGGGAGAGCGGACCCTTACCGAGGCGTGGGCAGCCCGCGGAACGAGCCCTACTCGGCCGCTCCGCACCACAACTACAGCCCGATGAACATGACGGTGGGAATGAACGTGGCGGGGCACCAGGGGCCCGGGGCTTTCTTCCGTTACATGCGGCAGCCCATCAAGCAGGAACTGCCCTGCAAGTGGGTGGAAGATGTTCAGGCCAGTCGCGGCAAGAGCGCTTGCGAGCGGACTTTCGGCAGCATGCACGAACTGGTGGCCCACCTCGCCGTGGAACATGTCGGTGGCCCCGAGCACTCTCACCACATCTGCCACTGGGAGCACTGCCCCAGAGCGGGCAAGTCCTTTAAGGCCAAATACAAACTCGTCAACCACATCCGTGTGCACACGGGCGAGAAAcccttcccctgccccttccccGGCTGTGGGAAAGTGTTCGCCAGGTCGGAAAACCTGAAGATCCATAAACGGACACATACag GTGAAAAGCCATTTAAGTGCGAGTACGAGGGCTGTGACCGGCGATTCGCCAACAGTAGCGACCGCAAGAAGCACATGCATGTGCACACTTCGGACAAGCCGTACATCTGCAGGATGTGTGACAAGTCGTATACTCACCCCAGCTCCCTCCGCAAGCACATGAAG GTCCACGAATCGCAGGGTTCGGACTCGTCGCCTGCGCCGAGCTCCGGGTACGAGTCGTCCACTCCCCCGGCCCTGGTCTCATCCAACAGCGAAGACCCCAGGAAGAGCGGGGCATCGGTCGCCCAGCACAACCCCAGCCACAACCCGCCGCTACCCCCCAATTTTAACGAGTGGTACGTGTGA